A stretch of the Alnus glutinosa chromosome 6, dhAlnGlut1.1, whole genome shotgun sequence genome encodes the following:
- the LOC133871495 gene encoding uncharacterized protein LOC133871495 has product MPLRVIQDEVKRKWNVEVSRTQMYRGRKKAGKRLCGCLAMKKGFLEGCRPVIGLDGCFLKGPYKGILLAAFGRDANNNMYPIVIPVVESETKDSWTWFLECLVSDLGSHERMMHGLIPIFDTVIPMEDHRICVRHLYANFRDNGFWRVALNELLWKAASSYTEVDFKIHVEEIKRISHDALDYLDKVDPSRWSRAWFNKSPKCDLLVNNISECFNSYILKAHDKPILTMLKMIRKQLMRRYQLKSDGISKLKGKLCPRIVEKLESVCEAASDYLSSYSGDCMFEVEQGSRQYVVDIRNRKCGCKRWQMTRIPCAHAYSAITFHGHRLKDYVDPCYSIETYKKAYAPLIYPIPSEEQWI; this is encoded by the exons ATGCCATTACGAGTGATACAAGATGAAGTCAAGaggaaatggaatgttgaagtAAGTAGGACTCAAATGTATAGAGGTAGGAAGAAGGCAGGGAAGAGGTTGTGCGGTTGTTTGG CCATGAAGAAAGGGTTCTTGGAAGGTTGTAGGCCTGTCATAGGCCTAGACGGGTGCTTTTTGAAAGGACCCTACAAGGGAATATTATTGGCTGCATTTGGTCGAGACGCCAACAATAACATGTACCCGATTGTAATTCCTGTTGTAGAATCTGAGACAAAAGATAGTTGGACCTGGTTCCTGGAGTGCCTAGTTTCAGATCTTGGTTCACATGAGAG AATGATGCATGGTCTTATTCCAATTTTTGATACTGTTATTCCAATGGAGGATCACCGAATATGTGTACGGCATTTATATGCCAACTTTCGAGATAATGGGTTTTGGAGGGTAGCCCTGAACGAATTGTTGTGGAAGGCAGCATCGTCTTATACTGAGGTCGACTTCAAAATACATGTGGAAGAAATTAAGAGAATCAGTCATGATGCCCTTGACTACCTAGACAAGGTTGATCCCAGCAGATGGTCACGAGCATGGTTCAACAAATCTCCCAAATGTGACCTCCTTGTTAACAATATCTCCGAATGCTTCAATTCATATATCTTGAAGGCTCATGACAAGCCTATTCTAACAATGCTTAAGATGATTAGGAAGCAGCTCATGAGAAGGTACCAACTGAAAAGTGATGGCATCAGCAAATTGAAAGGTAAGCTGTGCCCTAGAATTGTTGAAAAGCTTGAGTCTGTTTGTGAAGCGGCATCAGACTACCTTTCCAGTTATTCTGGCGATTGTATGTTTGAAGTGGAGCAAGGAAGTAGGCAATATGTTGTTGATATCCGGAATAGGAAATGTGGCTGCAAGAGGTGGCAGATGACTAGGatcccatgtgcacatgcaTATTCTGCCATAACCTTTCATGGACATCGCCTGAAGGATTATGTGGATCCATGTTATAGCATTGAGACGTACAAAAAGGCCTATGCTCCACTCATATATCCAATTCCTAGTGAGGAACAGTGGATATGA
- the LOC133871496 gene encoding uncharacterized protein LOC133871496 gives MTFVLIESILGQYGYNPSDLIYVRDVTKNLVDGLQLVSSDYDVAYLVSKHVDTPVVELYIVSFQSNVGEDGEEWENDKEGDDGGRVDYNDTWWDDKISDDEDVFDYLVDSAGSPTMLETDEGVEGDREDRDKDGDGNGDEDGDGDDGADVEGGGGVRE, from the coding sequence ATGACATTTGTCCTGATTGAGTCTATTTTGGGACAATATGGGTACAATCCAAGTGATTTGATTTACGTTAGGGACGTTACCAAAAATCTAGTGGATGGTTTACAACTAGTTTCCTCGGATTATGATGTGGCGTATCTGGTTTCCAAACATGTGGATACTCCTGTTGTAGAGctttatattgtttctttccaaagTAATGTAGGGGAGGATGGGGAAGAATGGGAAAATGATAAAGAGGGAGATGATGGAGGTAGGGTTGATTATAACGACACATGGTGGGATGATAAAATAAGTGATGatgaagatgtttttgattacCTGGTGGATAGTGCCGGCTCCCCAACAATGCTTGAAACGGATGAGGGTGTGGAGGGTGATCGGGAGGATAGGGATAAGGATGGGGATGGGAATGGGGATGAGGATGGGGATGGTGATGATGGTGCTGATGTAGAGGGTGGGGGTGGGGTGAGAGAGTAG